In Halopseudomonas nanhaiensis, a single window of DNA contains:
- a CDS encoding GNAT family N-acetyltransferase, producing MKLVIRPVRNDEAADLFEIHRAVFRSHIDQLWGWDEQWQKANFSRELESSITSTVSVDDRVIGYLQCCEEGDRIYIRNIALSAQYQCRGIGALLIKDVQKRAAASGISVELGVFRTNAAARRFYERLGFVRTHDSATHIHMSWSAA from the coding sequence ATGAAACTAGTCATACGGCCGGTGCGAAACGACGAAGCAGCGGATTTATTTGAAATACATCGAGCGGTCTTCCGCTCGCATATCGATCAGCTCTGGGGATGGGACGAACAGTGGCAAAAAGCCAATTTTTCCCGGGAGCTCGAGTCTTCAATAACCTCGACCGTTTCGGTTGACGACCGGGTCATTGGCTATCTCCAGTGCTGCGAAGAGGGCGATCGCATTTACATCCGGAACATTGCCCTCTCAGCTCAATATCAATGCAGGGGAATCGGTGCTCTGCTGATTAAAGACGTCCAGAAACGAGCTGCCGCTTCCGGCATCTCGGTTGAGCTCGGCGTATTTCGAACCAATGCTGCGGCTAGGCGGTTCTATGAACGATTAGGCTTCGTTCGAACGCATGATAGTGCTACACATATCCATATGTCTTGGTCAGCGGCCTGA
- the purL gene encoding phosphoribosylformylglycinamidine synthase has product MHILRGAPALSDFRRNKLLSRIQSEVPAVSGLYADFMHFAELSAELDDRGHDVLARLLRYGPSVAVEEPEGTLFLVVPRFGTISPWSSKATDIAHNCGLQSVARIERGLAYYVKGDLDANARQRVAALLHDRMTEMVLEQFDAAEGLFAHTQPKPFNRVDILAGGRAALEQANESLGLALAEDEIDYLVQSFTDLGRNPSDVELMMFAQANSEHCRHKIFNASWDIDGQAQDKSLFGMIKNTFELHREGVLSAYKDNAAVIEGFVAGRFFPQPGSHEYRFHEEPVHILMKVETHNHPTAIAPFPGAATGSGGEIRDEGATGRGGKPKAGLSGFTVSNLRIPGFEQPWEENNGKPDRIVTPLQIMIEGPLGGAAFNNEFGRPNLTGYFRTFEQTVQSPRGAEIRGYHKPIMIAGGLGNIRAGHVEKAEIPVGAKLVVLGGPAMLIGLGGGAASSMATGASAEDLDFASVQRENPEMERRCQEVIDRCWAQGDKNPIRFIHDVGAGGLSNAFPELVNDGGRGGRFELRNVPNDEPGMSPLEIWSNESQERYVMAVDNADFERFAALCERERCPYAVVGEATEEQLLVLNDQHFDNQPVDMPLSVLLGKPPRMHRSAEREASPSDDFDATQLDLDEAVGRVLRLPSVASKGFLITIGDRTITGLVARDQMVGPWQVPVADCAVTAASYDVYTGEAMAMGERTPLALLDAPASGRMAVAETVTNLAAARIDKLSDIKLSANWMAAAGHPGEDVRLYETVKAVGMELCPELGITVPVGKDSMSMKTRWSQEGQDKSVTSPLSLIVTGFAPVQDIRFTLTPELRSNQGETDLILIDLGRGQNRLGGSALAQVYNRIGAQGPDLDDAEDLKAFFAVIQGLNADGQLLAYHDRSDGGLLTTLAEMAFAGRCGLNVRLDVLADERSELAGVLFNEELGAVIQVRQGDTEAVLSQLAAAGLGDCSAVIGQPTTEQTLTFSFNDQTVLSGTRAAWQQAWAETSWQIQRLRDNPEGADQEFESIADDANPGMHAQLSFEPNEDVAAPYINTGIRPRIAILREQGVNGQLEMAAGFTRAGFCAVDVHMSDILEGRVDLADFRGLVACGGFSYGDVLGAGEGWAKSILFNEQAREAFSAFFQRPETFALGVCNGCQMLSNLRELIPGSDHWPRFVRNRSEQFEGRVAMVEIQPSPSIFFAGMVGSRMPIAIAHGEGHAEFADTSAVDACEASNSVAVRFIDNRGRMTERYPANPNGSPRGITGLTTRDGRVTILMPHPERNFRAVQNSWIPEEWSEDGGWMRMFRNARVWVG; this is encoded by the coding sequence ATGCATATCCTGCGTGGAGCCCCAGCCCTTTCCGATTTCCGTCGCAACAAGCTGCTGTCGCGTATCCAGTCCGAAGTGCCGGCCGTTTCCGGACTGTATGCCGATTTCATGCATTTTGCCGAGCTTTCCGCCGAACTGGATGATCGGGGGCACGACGTGCTCGCACGCCTGCTGCGCTATGGCCCGTCCGTCGCGGTGGAGGAGCCGGAAGGCACGCTGTTCCTGGTCGTCCCGCGCTTCGGCACCATCTCGCCCTGGTCGAGCAAGGCGACCGACATTGCCCACAACTGCGGTTTGCAGTCGGTGGCCCGTATCGAGCGCGGCCTCGCTTACTATGTGAAGGGTGATCTGGACGCCAACGCACGTCAACGGGTAGCCGCTCTGCTGCACGACCGTATGACCGAAATGGTGCTGGAGCAGTTCGATGCGGCCGAAGGATTGTTCGCGCACACTCAGCCGAAGCCGTTCAATCGGGTGGATATTCTCGCCGGCGGCCGCGCTGCGCTGGAGCAGGCCAACGAGTCACTGGGCCTGGCACTGGCCGAGGACGAGATCGACTATCTGGTGCAGAGCTTCACTGACCTGGGGCGCAACCCCAGCGACGTCGAGCTGATGATGTTCGCCCAGGCCAACTCCGAGCACTGCCGGCACAAGATCTTCAACGCCAGTTGGGACATCGACGGTCAGGCGCAGGACAAGAGCCTGTTCGGCATGATCAAGAATACCTTCGAGCTGCACCGTGAAGGCGTGCTGTCCGCCTACAAGGACAACGCCGCGGTGATCGAAGGTTTTGTTGCCGGTCGCTTCTTTCCTCAGCCGGGCAGTCACGAGTACCGCTTCCACGAGGAGCCGGTACATATTCTGATGAAGGTCGAGACCCACAACCACCCGACCGCGATCGCCCCGTTCCCGGGTGCCGCGACTGGCTCGGGCGGCGAGATTCGTGACGAGGGCGCCACCGGCCGCGGCGGCAAGCCGAAGGCCGGCTTGAGCGGCTTCACCGTGTCCAACCTGCGCATTCCGGGCTTCGAACAGCCCTGGGAAGAGAACAATGGCAAGCCGGATCGCATCGTCACGCCGCTGCAGATCATGATCGAAGGCCCGCTCGGCGGCGCCGCGTTCAACAACGAATTCGGCCGTCCCAACCTGACAGGCTACTTCCGAACCTTCGAACAGACCGTGCAGTCCCCGCGTGGCGCCGAGATCCGCGGCTATCACAAGCCGATCATGATCGCCGGCGGCCTGGGCAATATTCGCGCCGGTCACGTTGAAAAGGCCGAGATTCCGGTTGGGGCCAAGCTCGTCGTGCTGGGCGGCCCGGCCATGCTGATCGGCCTCGGCGGCGGCGCTGCCTCGTCGATGGCCACCGGTGCCAGCGCAGAAGATCTGGATTTTGCCTCCGTGCAGCGCGAGAACCCGGAAATGGAGCGCCGCTGCCAGGAGGTCATCGATCGTTGCTGGGCGCAGGGTGACAAGAACCCGATCCGCTTCATCCATGACGTAGGTGCCGGTGGTCTGTCTAACGCCTTCCCCGAGCTGGTCAACGACGGCGGGCGCGGCGGGCGCTTCGAGTTGCGCAACGTCCCCAACGACGAGCCCGGCATGAGCCCGCTGGAAATCTGGTCCAACGAGTCGCAGGAACGCTATGTGATGGCCGTGGACAACGCCGACTTCGAGCGCTTCGCTGCACTCTGCGAGCGCGAGCGTTGCCCCTATGCCGTAGTGGGTGAGGCGACCGAAGAGCAGCTGCTGGTACTCAACGATCAGCACTTTGACAACCAGCCGGTCGACATGCCGCTCTCCGTGCTGCTCGGCAAGCCGCCGCGCATGCACCGCAGCGCCGAGCGTGAAGCCTCGCCGAGCGATGACTTCGACGCCACTCAGCTCGATCTGGACGAAGCCGTTGGCCGCGTGCTGCGCCTGCCGTCGGTGGCCAGCAAGGGCTTTCTGATCACCATTGGCGACCGCACCATCACCGGTCTGGTCGCGCGCGATCAGATGGTCGGCCCGTGGCAGGTACCAGTAGCTGACTGCGCGGTTACCGCGGCCAGCTACGACGTCTACACCGGCGAAGCGATGGCCATGGGCGAGCGTACGCCGCTGGCGCTGCTCGATGCCCCGGCTTCGGGCCGGATGGCCGTTGCGGAAACCGTGACCAACCTGGCCGCGGCACGTATCGACAAGCTGTCGGACATCAAGCTCTCGGCCAACTGGATGGCCGCTGCCGGCCACCCCGGCGAAGATGTGCGTCTGTACGAAACGGTCAAGGCAGTCGGCATGGAGCTGTGCCCCGAGCTCGGCATCACCGTGCCGGTCGGCAAGGACTCGATGTCGATGAAGACCCGCTGGAGCCAAGAGGGTCAGGACAAGAGCGTCACCTCGCCGCTGTCGCTGATCGTCACTGGCTTCGCCCCTGTGCAGGACATTCGTTTTACTCTGACGCCCGAGCTGCGCAGCAACCAGGGCGAGACCGATCTGATCCTCATCGACCTGGGCCGCGGGCAGAATCGCCTGGGTGGCTCGGCGCTGGCGCAGGTGTACAACCGCATCGGCGCGCAGGGTCCGGATCTGGATGATGCCGAAGACCTCAAGGCATTCTTTGCAGTCATCCAGGGCCTGAACGCCGACGGTCAGCTCCTTGCGTACCATGACCGTTCGGACGGCGGCCTGCTGACCACTCTGGCCGAAATGGCCTTCGCCGGTCGGTGCGGCTTGAATGTTCGCCTGGACGTGCTGGCCGACGAGCGCAGCGAATTGGCTGGCGTACTGTTCAACGAAGAGCTCGGCGCCGTGATCCAGGTCCGCCAGGGCGATACCGAAGCCGTGCTCAGCCAGCTGGCCGCGGCCGGCCTGGGTGACTGCAGCGCCGTGATCGGCCAGCCGACTACCGAGCAGACGCTCACCTTCAGCTTCAATGATCAGACCGTGCTCAGCGGCACCCGCGCTGCCTGGCAGCAAGCCTGGGCCGAGACCAGCTGGCAGATTCAGCGCCTGCGCGACAACCCGGAAGGCGCTGACCAGGAATTCGAGTCCATCGCCGATGATGCCAACCCCGGCATGCATGCGCAGCTCAGCTTCGAGCCGAATGAAGACGTCGCCGCACCGTATATCAATACCGGCATCCGCCCGCGTATCGCCATCCTGCGCGAGCAGGGCGTCAACGGTCAGCTGGAAATGGCTGCGGGCTTCACCCGCGCCGGCTTCTGCGCCGTCGATGTGCACATGAGCGACATACTCGAAGGCCGTGTCGATCTGGCTGACTTCCGCGGACTGGTCGCCTGCGGCGGCTTCTCCTACGGTGACGTGCTCGGTGCTGGCGAAGGCTGGGCCAAGTCGATCCTGTTCAATGAACAGGCCCGAGAAGCCTTCAGCGCCTTCTTCCAGCGCCCGGAAACCTTTGCACTGGGTGTGTGCAATGGCTGCCAGATGCTATCGAACCTGCGCGAATTGATCCCCGGCAGCGATCACTGGCCGCGCTTCGTGCGCAACCGCTCAGAGCAGTTCGAAGGCCGTGTGGCCATGGTTGAAATTCAGCCATCGCCGTCGATCTTCTTCGCCGGCATGGTCGGCTCGCGCATGCCCATCGCCATCGCTCATGGCGAAGGTCATGCGGAGTTTGCCGATACCTCGGCCGTCGACGCCTGCGAAGCCAGCAACAGCGTTGCCGTACGTTTTATCGACAACCGGGGCCGCATGACCGAACGCTACCCGGCCAACCCCAACGGCTCGCCGCGCGGCATCACTGGCCTGACCACCCGCGACGGCCGCGTGACCATTCTCATGCCGCACCCGGAACGCAACTTCCGCGCCGTACAGAACTCCTGGATTCCCGAAGAGTGGAGCGAAGACGGCGGCTGGATGCGCATGTTCCGCAATGCGCGAGTGTGGGTCGGCTGA
- a CDS encoding ion transporter, whose product MSEETKRDDSSADVTHEDELTRERYELLQRLEAWLETPMVVLAFVWLVLLVLELVQGQSSLFSVLGTTVWVIFILDFALKPVLATDRSAYLKTNWLTAVSLVIPALRMFRIFRAVRALRLATTGRGLRLFRVVSSLNRGMKALGASLSRRGFGYIIALTVLVTFAGAAGMYALESEVTDGLDSYGEALWWTAMMMTTLGSEHWPQTVEGRVLCIFLALYAFGVFGYVTAALATFFVGRDADSADAEVAGARQMTALRDEVAALREEIRALSQQR is encoded by the coding sequence ATGAGCGAGGAAACAAAGCGCGACGATTCAAGCGCAGACGTCACCCACGAGGACGAGCTGACGCGTGAGCGTTACGAGTTGCTCCAGCGGTTGGAAGCATGGCTGGAGACACCGATGGTTGTTCTGGCCTTCGTGTGGCTGGTGTTGCTGGTGCTGGAACTGGTGCAGGGGCAGAGTTCGCTGTTCTCCGTTCTTGGCACCACCGTCTGGGTCATCTTCATTCTCGATTTCGCACTGAAACCGGTCCTGGCGACCGACAGAAGCGCGTACCTCAAGACCAACTGGCTGACGGCCGTCTCGCTGGTCATTCCCGCACTGCGCATGTTCCGCATCTTTCGTGCCGTCCGCGCGCTGCGACTGGCGACGACCGGACGCGGTCTGCGGCTGTTCCGAGTGGTCAGTTCGCTGAATCGGGGCATGAAGGCTCTGGGCGCGAGCCTGAGTCGGCGGGGCTTCGGCTATATCATTGCGCTTACCGTACTGGTCACTTTTGCGGGCGCTGCCGGCATGTACGCGCTGGAAAGTGAGGTGACCGACGGGCTGGATAGTTATGGCGAAGCACTGTGGTGGACTGCCATGATGATGACCACCCTGGGCTCGGAACACTGGCCGCAGACGGTCGAGGGGCGGGTGTTGTGCATATTTCTGGCGTTATATGCCTTCGGTGTATTCGGCTATGTCACGGCAGCACTGGCCACGTTCTTCGTCGGCCGCGATGCCGACAGCGCCGATGCGGAAGTGGCGGGCGCCAGGCAAATGACTGCCTTGCGAGACGAAGTGGCTGCGCTGCGCGAGGAGATTCGTGCGCTT
- a CDS encoding aspartate/glutamate racemase family protein, translating to MKTIGLIGGMSWESTQTYYQLINQMVRERLGGLHSAKLVLYSVDFAEIEALQHRGDWDATARILGQAATSLQAAGADFLVLCTNTMHKVAEQIERAAGVPLLHIADATAQALKNDGVSQVGLLGTRFTMEQAFYRERLELQGLEVLVPDEAERETVHSIIYQELCQGIIDAGSKAAYLDVVSSLSARGAQAVILGCTEIGLLIGDEDTTVKLYDTTAIHARRAVELALGR from the coding sequence ATGAAAACGATCGGACTGATCGGCGGCATGAGCTGGGAATCGACACAGACGTACTACCAGTTGATCAACCAGATGGTTCGCGAGCGGTTGGGCGGCCTGCATTCGGCCAAGCTCGTTCTCTACAGCGTTGATTTCGCCGAGATCGAAGCGTTGCAGCACCGGGGAGACTGGGACGCGACAGCGAGAATCCTGGGGCAGGCCGCGACGTCGCTTCAGGCTGCTGGCGCTGATTTCCTGGTGTTGTGTACCAACACCATGCACAAGGTAGCGGAGCAGATCGAGCGGGCTGCGGGTGTGCCGTTGCTGCACATCGCCGACGCTACAGCCCAGGCGCTGAAAAACGATGGCGTCTCACAGGTAGGCCTGCTCGGTACGCGCTTTACGATGGAACAAGCGTTTTACCGGGAGCGACTCGAGCTCCAGGGGCTGGAGGTGCTCGTGCCGGATGAAGCCGAGCGCGAGACAGTCCACTCGATCATCTACCAGGAGTTGTGTCAGGGCATCATCGACGCCGGCTCGAAGGCGGCTTATCTTGATGTGGTGTCGTCCTTGTCGGCCCGTGGCGCGCAGGCGGTGATACTCGGGTGCACGGAAATCGGGCTGCTGATTGGAGACGAAGACACCACAGTGAAGCTCTATGACACCACCGCGATTCATGCCCGGCGGGCTGTCGAACTCGCCCTGGGCCGCTGA
- a CDS encoding SecDF P1 head subdomain-containing protein yields the protein MMKWVATLLLVTPGAVLAETELDFHLCSAYVQQSTVGTQIENEWPINLKLTEVGTTSFERFTDANIGRMTRIIVGGRVFLRATISTPVPSGTLRGKFSSLESAKAWQRTLVGALPAAPCGVN from the coding sequence ATGATGAAATGGGTCGCGACCCTTTTGCTGGTTACCCCCGGTGCCGTACTAGCAGAGACTGAGCTAGACTTTCACCTGTGTTCGGCTTACGTGCAGCAATCTACAGTAGGTACCCAGATCGAAAATGAATGGCCGATTAACCTAAAGTTGACAGAGGTTGGCACCACAAGTTTTGAGCGTTTCACTGATGCAAACATTGGCAGGATGACCCGTATTATTGTCGGTGGTCGCGTATTTTTGAGAGCGACGATATCGACGCCAGTTCCTAGCGGAACCTTACGTGGGAAGTTCAGCTCCCTGGAGAGTGCCAAAGCATGGCAGCGAACTCTTGTAGGAGCATTACCCGCAGCTCCGTGCGGTGTGAACTGA
- a CDS encoding GNAT family N-acetyltransferase has protein sequence MAFIEPITLAARGIQLVPLALEHESGLRAAAADGELWNLRVTSVPEPGQTRGYIDAALKSRAEGHRFAFAVVDEASGEVFGSTSYHDILPEVKRVEIGYTWYARRAQRTHINTTCKLLLLTHAFDTLGCNVVGWRTDVFNFASQRAIERLGARKDGVIRGNGMRRDGTIRDTVMYSVHKGEWPEVRAHLEYRLSRSGDLPDGNVGS, from the coding sequence ATGGCCTTTATTGAACCCATCACCCTGGCCGCACGCGGCATACAGCTAGTACCGCTTGCGCTCGAACACGAATCCGGTTTGCGCGCCGCCGCTGCGGACGGGGAGCTTTGGAATCTGCGTGTGACATCGGTTCCAGAGCCCGGGCAAACGCGCGGCTATATCGACGCTGCGCTGAAAAGCCGGGCGGAGGGACACCGATTCGCCTTCGCTGTCGTTGATGAGGCGAGTGGAGAGGTGTTTGGCTCGACCAGTTACCACGACATTCTGCCGGAGGTGAAGCGAGTCGAAATCGGCTACACCTGGTACGCCAGACGAGCACAGCGTACGCACATCAATACCACCTGCAAGCTGCTGTTGCTGACGCACGCGTTCGATACGCTGGGCTGTAACGTCGTCGGCTGGCGGACCGACGTTTTCAACTTTGCCAGCCAGCGCGCGATCGAGCGGCTTGGGGCGCGAAAGGACGGCGTGATTCGCGGGAACGGCATGCGCCGCGACGGGACGATCCGGGACACGGTGATGTACAGCGTGCACAAGGGAGAGTGGCCCGAGGTGAGGGCGCATCTTGAATATAGGCTAAGCCGGTCCGGCGACCTCCCAGACGGAAATGTCGGCAGCTAG
- a CDS encoding phosphopantetheine adenylyltransferase, translating to MQKTITAMLLLASLIHLLPVSGVIGAERLSSLYGVAINDPNLQILMRHRAVLFGLLGLFLAYAAFEPDLQPVAILAGLVSVISFLLIAWSVGGYNEAIRKVFIADLVALVALCIAAGLFWFTRTPR from the coding sequence ATGCAGAAAACAATCACCGCGATGTTGTTGCTTGCCAGCTTAATCCATTTGCTACCGGTTTCGGGGGTGATTGGCGCCGAACGGTTGTCCTCGCTGTACGGCGTCGCGATCAACGACCCGAATCTTCAAATCCTGATGCGTCATCGGGCGGTTCTGTTTGGCTTGCTGGGTCTGTTTCTGGCCTATGCCGCGTTCGAGCCCGACTTGCAGCCTGTCGCCATTCTTGCGGGACTGGTCAGCGTGATCTCCTTTCTGCTTATCGCCTGGTCTGTCGGTGGATACAACGAGGCGATACGCAAGGTGTTCATCGCCGATCTCGTGGCATTGGTTGCGCTGTGCATCGCGGCCGGTCTCTTTTGGTTCACGCGTACGCCGCGTTAA